One region of Salvelinus namaycush isolate Seneca chromosome 3, SaNama_1.0, whole genome shotgun sequence genomic DNA includes:
- the LOC120040992 gene encoding transcription factor E4F1-like has protein sequence MNVENNNTAETVSEQTDHGNNIVTIQTTLGDEDEDVHKCGRCQSEFCTLEAFIQHKLQQNCTRAQEPQVPVNKLRDDNQKVFAPDGTSATLTRMDGSGLSSDEPDKSNNNVLSGEVEVEGHSSRSRRKRGSTGKATVLTEGTEAHSPDGADKPVYRVNKDGRYICQTCEKTFKTTNILRTHMITHSENKNFPCELCGSAFRTKGSLIRHNRRHTDERPYRCNLCGLSFRESGALTRHLKSITPCTEKIRFNQYKEILVSKDGQQKGVEAEAASLAAQQEVEQQEEEEAQAAVVSVVETDSGEQEVIHEVHFHMEVEGEGQEQQVILEQAQADALVAEGDNLICQAIINSGIALEAVTETEEEAEEQAMDGMPKEVLQVRDVEGRMTEIQVMEECVEMEMEAEEMVDMSDKQEDLPPSKSHNCPHCSRSFKALNYLRFHVKGHLGCKPFKCVMCQKDFLTGYLLKKHMEVHLSERRYKCGECGKLYKTIGHVREHMRAHSEERPYNCNSCDKGYKTKNALQVHQRTHAQEKPYVCQFCSRGFREKGSLVRHIRHHTGEKPFKCHKCGRGFAEHGTLNRHLRAKGGCYAGQKEGSGEEGMLVSEEQESADSLATAAIMSDDPHAVLVEFSSVVADTQEYIIREEEEGGGQGEEVTLIQDNENQMGNHIMKVVQQIVNQSRGGVGGHQIIVRNVSMDEGTSISDCGDTITIATPENLTAQVAMTLASAISDGTLLAGGGALETPDGTVTMVTTSGGEDMVEVMEQQQEEEFVITSSEEVEIQTVII, from the exons AtgaatgtagaaaataataatacGGCAGAAACAGTGAGCGAGCAAACGGATCACGGCAACAACATCGTCACAATTCAAACAACTCTCGGAGATGAAG ATGAAGATGTCCACAAGTGCGGACGCTGCCAGTCCGAGTTTTGTACGCTGGAGGCATTCATCCAGCACAAGCTCCAGCAGAACTGCACGCGGGCACAGGAACCCCAGGTGCCCGTCAATAAACTCCGAGATGACAACCAAAAG GTTTTTGCCCCAGATGGAACTTCTGCTACCTTGACAAGAATGGATGGAAGTGGACTGTCTTCAGATGAACCAGACAAGTCCAACAACAACG TTCTCTCAGGTGAGGTAGAAGTTGAAGGCCACTCCTCTCGAAGTCGCAGGAAGAGGGGTAGCACAGGGAAGGCTACTGTCCTAACAGAGGGGACCGAGGCCCACAGCCCTGACGGTGCAGACAAGCCAGTCTACAGGGTCAACAAAGATGGACGCTACATTTGCCAAACATGTGAGAAGACATTCAAAACG ACAAACATCCTGAGAACCCATATGATCACCCACAGTGAGAATAAGAATTTCCCCTGTGAGCTCTGTGGGAGTGCCTTCCGCACCAAAGGCTCCCTGATTCGTCACAACCGCCGTCACACAG aCGAGCGCCCATACCGCTGTAACCTGTGTGGGCTCTCCTTCAGGGAGTCAGGGGCTCTGACCAGACATCTCAAGTCCATCACCCCCTGCACTGAGAAGATCCGCTTCAACCAGTACAAGGAGATCCTCGTCAGCAAGGACGGACAGCAGAAAG GAGTGGAGGCAGAGGCCGCCTCATTGGCTGCTCAGCAGGAAGTGGAGcagcaggaggaagaggaagcgCAGGCGGCGGTGGTCAGCGTGGTGGAGACTGACAGCGGAGAACAGGAAGTCATCCACGAGGTCCACTTCCAcatggaggtagagggagaagggCAGGAACAGCAG GTTATATTGGAGCAGGCTCAGGCAGATGCCCTGGTGGCCGAGGGAGACAACCTCATCTGCCAGGCCATCATCAACTCTGGCATCGCCCTGGAGGCAGTCACTGAGACTGAGGAGGAGGCCGAGGAGCAGGCAATGGACGGGATGCCTAAAGAGGTCCTGCAGGTCAGGGACGTGGAGGGCAGGATGACAGAGATCCAGGTGATGGAGGAGTgtgtggagatggagatggaggctgaggagatggtg GACATGTCTGACAAGCAGGAGGATCTGCCGCCGTCTAAAAGTCACAATTGTCCTCACTGCAGTCGCTCCTTTAAGGCGCTCAACTACCTCCGCTTCCATGTCAAAGGTCACCTCG GCTGCAAGCCCTTCAAGTGTGTGATGTGTCAGaaagacttcctgacaggctaCCTGTTGAAGAAGCACATGGAGGTCCACCTGAGTGAGAGGCGGTATAAGTGTGGTGAGTGCGGCAAGCTGTACAAGACCATCGGACACGTCCGGGAACACATGAGGGCCCACTCCGAGGAACGGCCGTACAACTGCAACAGCTGTGACAAGGGATACAAGACCAAG AATGCCTTGCAGGTGCACCAGCGGACGCATGCCCAGGAGAAGCCGTACGTGTGCCAGTTCTGCTCGCGGGGCTTCAGGGAGAAGGGTTCTCTAGTGCGCCACATCCGCCATCACACCGGAGAGAAGCCCTTCAAGTGTCACAAGTGTGGGCGGGGCTTCGCCGAGCATGGCACCCTCAACCGCCACTTACGTGCCAAAG gtGGCTGTTATGCTGGCCAGAAGGAGGGGTCTGGGGAGGAAGGCATGCTGGTCTCAGAGGAGCAGGAATCTGCAGACAGCCTCGCCACAGCAGCCATCATGTCAGACGACCCCcacgctgtgctggtggagtttTCCTCTGTGGTGGCTGACACCCAGGAGTACATTATTAGG gaggaggaggaggggggggggcagggcgAGGAGGTGACTCTCATCCAAGACAACGAGAATCAG ATGGGCAACCACATCATGAAGGTGGTGCAGCAGATCGTCAACCAATCACGTGGCGGCGTCGGCGGCCACCAAATCATTGTGCGCAACGTCTCCATGGACGAGGGCACATCCATCTCCGACTGTGGCGACACCATCACCATAGCGACGCCTGAGAACCTGACCGCGCAGGTCGCCATGACCCTGGCCTCAGCCATCAGCGACGGAACCCTTCTGGCAGGAGGCGGCGCCCTGGAAACACCTGATGGCACGGTCACCATGGTAACGACATCGGGGGGCGAGGACATGGTCGAGGTGAtggagcagcagcaggaggaggagtTTGTTATTACGTCATCGGAGGAGGTGGAGATCCAGACAGTCATTATATGA